The DNA sequence AAAACGAAATGAAGTTCAAATGCTAATTTCTGGAAATAACGGTTTTATTTGCGAAGAATGCATCGAACAGGCACATGGTATCGTAAAGGAAACAAGTGCGTCGCACAGTTCTTCTCCTGCAGAAACGATTGAGGATTTAAAGAAACCGAAAGAAATAAAGGAATTCTTGGATCAATATGTCATTGGACAGGATCAGGCAAAAAAGCAATTGTCAGTTGCGGTATATAATCACTATAAAAGATTATTGCATGCAAAAGATGAGAACCGTGAAGTAGAGATTGAAAAATCAAATGTCATCATGATTGGTGAAACTGGTACAGGAAAGACACTTTTGGCAAAATCGATTGCGAGAGAATTGAATGTTCCTTTCTGTATTGTAGATGCAACGATTCTTACAGAAGCCGGTTACGTTGGTGAAGATGTGGAAAGCATATTGTCCCGACTTTTAATGGTAGCAGATTATGACGTAGAGAAAGCAGAAAAGGGAATTGTATTTATTGATGAAATCGATAAAATTGCACGTAAATCTGATAATCCAAGTATTACCAGAGACGTTTCTGGTGAAGGAGTTCAGCAAGGTTTATTGAAATTATTAGAAGGAAGTATTGTCAATGTTCCGCCACAAGGTGGAAGAAAGCATCCTGATCAAAAATACATTCAAGTAAATACGCAAAATATTCTGTTTATCGCAGGTGGAGCTTTTGATGGTATAAAAGAAATTATTGAACGTCGATTGAATAAACAAGCGATCGGTTTCAGTGCGGAAAAATTAAATAAAGTTGAGGAAGAAGAATATATCTTAAGTCAGCTTAATGCAATTGATTTGAGGAAATTTGGTTTGATCCCAGAACTTTTAGGTAGATTTCCAATCATTACATATCTTGACAAGTTAACTAAAGAAACGATGATTCGGATTATGAAAGAGCCGAAAAACTCAATCGTTAATCAGTTTGTAGAATTGTTTAAAATGGATGGAGTAGAACTGAAGTTTACAGATGATGGCTTAGAAAGTATTGTAGAAGAGACTATGGATAAGGGACTTGGCGCAAGAGGACTTCGCGGAACAACTGAAAAAGTCCTTGAAGATTACATGTTCAATATTGCTGCACAGAAGAAAGTTGTAATAAACCGTAAAAACACCCATTTTTAAGTTATTTAGTAGATTTTTCTTGCTAAGTATAAAAAATAACTATCTTTGTAGCGCAATCTTTTTCTTTTTATAAAAACACAAACACAAATAATAATGAAAAAAAATCTATTAACGATAGGATTTTTAACGTTGACTTTGTCACTAAGTGCACAAGTAGTGTGCCACGTTGACAGCGACGGAATATTCTATGTCGGAGAGAACGCGTTAGTTTATAACGGCGGTGGTGTTCAGACCAAAGGTAATGGTATCTACGATATTAAAGGTAATGTGATGGTCGTAGGGGGAACAGGAGGCTCTGGTCTTAGAACTTATACTACTTCAGGAGGTAATAAAACGGATGGAGGAAATTTTATTTTGAGATTTAATAATCCAGCCGATATTGCTGAATCTACTTATGGCCAACTTTATATTCAAGGTTTGACCCAAGGTAATATTACAGCAATTGTTAATAAAGAATTTTTGGCAAAGAAACATGGTACTTACCAGCAGATTGCAATGCCATTTTCGAATAAGTTAATTTCTTCCCTTTCAACTGAATTTGGGAAAACTTTCAATAATACACGTAGATCTCAAAACGAAGTTTTGGTTTATAATAATAGAGATGTAGTTGCTGATAATTTAAATATTTCTTCAACAACACCTAAGAATACTTCCTACTTTATGTTGGGATCGAAAAATTTTGATTCTGGCGCCCCAACTTCTGGTTCTGTTTATACTATTAAAGGAGTTCCTTATGCAAACGGTGTGATAGAAACGCTAACTGATGCAGGTTTGAATACGCCTTTCGGAACTAATGGGAACGGAATTAATGCTTACAACGAAAAATATAATTCGTATTTACAAGATAACTGGGATTATTTAACTAATACTTCAGCTCCTTGGTCTGTGCCTACTTTCGGACGGAATATTTATCAGTTTGGGAATCCTTATCTGACCAATCTAGATTTAAAATTTATTGGAATAACAGAAGCGGGAACTACAAATGATGGAAATGAATTGGTTCAAATAAGAGGTATTCGGTTTGATTCTGGAAATGTTGTTTCAGATGCAAATGGTGCTACTTACGATACCAATGCACAGTTTGTTAATTTTACAGATCCTGGAAATATGCCAATCGGTGATGTTGGTGTGGTGATTAAACCTATGCAGGTTTTTGTTATTAAATTAGCTACCAATGATGAAGATGCAACAGAAAGACAATTAAATTTCGATGGATTACGTAGATTCAAAATGACGGCGAGACAAGGTGGGACTGATTATTCTGTTACCGCTGCAAAGGGAACTACACAAGTTTCTTCTGGAACTGTAAAACAATTAGGAATTATAGCTTTAGACGCAAATGGTGAAGAGCTTGCTCGAACCTATTATGTTGTATATCCAACTGCTATTTCTGGCAAAACATCTAACCATACTGTCCAAACTACTTTAGGTAGTGGTAGCATCATTGGTACCTATGAAGAAGATGCGATTAATGGTGGGTATGATATGAATTTAATTAATACCTACTGGCTTTATATCAATGAAGCAAATGAAACTGATTTTTATGGAAAAGCAATTCCTTTAGCATTGTATAGCGGTTCCATTAAATCTTTAAAATTCGAAATTCGAGAAAATACTGAATTAATAGATAATAATGTACATGCATTATCATCTGGTACAGGTTTTTATTATAAAGGGAATAATGGTGTTGTTGCCGAAATCGCACAAAACCAGATCATTCCTGTAACTGGGGATGAATACAGTTTATATTATGGAAATTCAATTACTTTAGGAACAGGTTCTTCAAGTAAGCCAAGCAGGACTCAAGTGGTTTACAGCCAATCAACAGACAATTTCTTGGTAAGATTTGATCCCGATTGGAAAAAAGCAGATATCAATGTTTACGACATGAGCGGTAAACAAATCATCTCACAGAAAGGTGTTTCTGCAGGCAAAGACTTTGATATTGTTCTACCTAAATCAAACGCTGCGTATATCGTAACGGCTGTGTCTGAGAAAGGAGAAAAAATCAGTTCTAAAATAGTTAGATAATAAAAAAAACACAAAATTATGAAATTCCTTTATAGATCCTTTTTAATTTTATTTTTAATATTAGGAAGTCTTATGTATGCTGACAGTGGTCCAGTTGGCCCACCTTCTCCTCCTCCAGGCGGAGGTAACAATGGTGGTGGTACTTCTGGTCCTGGTGGATTAGCCTCCCCAATAGATATGTACATCTATATTTTAGCAATAGCAGCGATTTTATTCATTGTTCTTTATGCTAAAAAGGTGCAAAATAAACAAACGGTCTAAACTAACCTTTTAACAATACAAAGAACTCATTCAATTTGCAATGAGTTTTTTTTTATATTTACATTATGAAAAAAATAATATTTATTTTGAGTGTATTGGCTGCTAACTCTTACGAGGCACAGTTTAAAATCAATGTAGAAGCGCCATCTTCATTTACGCCGAAAGAAGTTTATCTCTATACGCTAAATGGTTCCAAAGATGTCCTTAATGGCAAAGAACTAAAGAAAGGGAATTCGTGGCAAATCAGCGTCGATAAACCTTATACTGGGATGATGAAGTTATATTTCCCGGAGAATAATGCGTCCATCAATTTTATCTCAGAGAATAAAGACGTCAAAATGAAGTTTGAAACTGAGAAAGATAAGATTGTCAATATTGATTATTTGGACGAGGCAAATCATGTAATGAATGAAATGCAGGATGTTCAGAAAAAGAAAGAATTTATCTTGCCTGCTTTATATCAGATACAGGAGTACTATAAGACTAAAAGTGATTTTGCAACAGCACTAAATAATGAAGTCCTTCGTCTTTCAAAGGCTACTCCAGATCTTAGTAAATTTCCTTTTGTTACTTACTATAGTACCAACTATAACAAGTTCTTGGAAAAGAGTGCAAAAAATAGTGTTGTAACTCATGACGAAATCATCAGCTTTTTGACCAAATCAAATGAGATGCTTGAGAGCTCTTCTCTTTTGAGACCAGTTCTTGTAGCGTATTTAAATGCAGGATCCAGTGCTACTTTAGGTGCAGATGTGGATAAGTTGCTTAAGGCTGTTAATGTAGAAACTCCTCGTGGACAAACAGTCCTTTCTGAGCTTATTGAGATCTTTGATACTTATGGGATGCAGGATATGAAAGACAAGTATCTTACCGAAGCTAAGAGTTTGAAATGCACGATTAATGAAAGGTTAACAAATACTATTGCAACAAACGTTAACACAGAAATTGGAGCAACATTTCCTAATTATGTTTTCAATAGAGTGACGAATACTAAAGCTAAATCTCTTTACGATGTGAAGGCAGATAAGAAGGTTATTGTCTTTTGGGCGTCTACATGTTCACACTGTGAAAGTGAATTACCAAAGCTTATTGAAAAATATAATGCGGTTAAAGCCATAAAAGGAGAGGTTATTGCCTTTTCTTTAGATAATGATGCTGTTCCCTATGGAAATAAAGTTAAAATGTTGCCTTGGATTAATGACTCTGAATTGAAAGGTTGGAATAGCTCATTTGCAGATACTTACAATGTAAAAGCGACACCAACTTACTATATTTTGGATAGTAATAATAAGATTATTGCCAAGCCAGATCATGCTGCAGACGTAATTTCTTATTTAAAGTTAAATTAATCTTTGCTACCTCGTAAAATATTTTTATATTTGCACCACCTTAAAAAAGGCGAGGTAGCTCAGTTGGTTAGAGCGCAGGATTCATAACCCTGAGGTCACGGGTTCAATTCCCGTCTTCGCTACAAAAAAGTCCAGTATTTATACTGGACTTTTTCTTTTATATAGCATTCTATTTTACTCGATCTCCGGAATTTTACTTTGAGATATTTCATTTTAAAAAAAATGATGAGACTATTTTCTAGTTTTATTTAATAGTCTGCGCTTTCATCTCCTATCATTGGTTTTGTAAAAACCTTAACTTATTTTATAATAAATAACTTTGTTGTTAGAGAATTTAGTCATATATTTACAACGCTTTAGGAATGGCATTTGTCATGATTAAAGCATAAATTTTTTTTCATCATTTGTGTTTTTAGAATCGCACCGTAAGGTGCGATTCTTTTTTTTGTGCCTTATGTTCTTCATTGATAACGGATAAGTAAGTCGATGAAGTAGGAGTAAGTGATGCTGCCATCCTGTTGATTGCTTTTTAGAAATAAATCATTGGTGAAGCCGAAGAACACATCCAAAAGTCCTTCATGCTTTTTAATGAAAACTTTTTCAGCAAGTCGATCTCGTTTCATTTCTGGAGAATAGTGTTCTAAAATATTCTTAACAAACTCTTCATCTTTGTCAACCAGATAATTAACTAAAGACTTCAAAACAAAATATTCAGTACTGTATTTCAAATCAGTATTTTTCGAATCTTTGCCAATTAAAAAACCGATGAAATTAGCTTCTTGCTCTTTTGCGTAGCCTAACTGATGCGCGCTCTCATGTGAAAGCGTAAATGGGATATAAGTTGACGGTAGAGTTGAATTATACTGCGCTTCTGCCGTAAAAGGATTGTAGTAACCTAAAATCCCAGTGTAACTCATAATTGGCTTAAATAAGCTCGATTTGAAGGCCAGAATTCCTGTCCCTTTCTTATTATTTAAATGGAATGGTAGTTTCATCTGGTTCCTCAGTATTTCAGCTTTAATAAGCGTTGTGTTTGAGATAATAAATACTCCATTGTGATCTTCTCTTACTAAAGTTCTCGTTTGTTTACAAAGCTCAAGATAGTCTAAGGCAAGGGCTTTTACTTCCTCTACATTAATCTCTTTTTCTGGTAACTTTTCAAGGATCGGCTTTTGAAAGTAAAGCATGCCCCAAAATAGTTGATAGGTGAAATAAAGGATGTTCAGAAGAATTAATAATTTTAAAGAATAGCTTTTTCGACTGCTCTTTTTTATAATTTTATAAATAAAAAATAGAAAGATGATTATTAATAAAATATAGAAAACATCACCGACAGAAAACGGTATTTTAAAAAAAATTTGTTGATGAATTCTTTTTTGAATCTCAAAGAAACTCTCAAAGACTTTAATGGCATAATTAACCTTTGAAAGAATTAAAAACAAAAGAAATTGGGCAAGTAATAAACCTGCCCAAAATCTTTTCTTACTATATGTGCAACTCTTTTTAATGAGCATTTTCTTTTTGAATTTGATCTAAGCTAATACCTTGGTTTTTCAATATCTTAGTCACTCTTAATGCGTAAAATACAAGATATGCGAAACAAATAACACCCACGATATAACTAAAATGAATATTGGTGTAATCAGCAAGCATCCCCTGAAGCCAAGAAACGATACCACCACCCATAATCATCATAATTAAGAAACCGGAACCTTGATTGGTGTGTTTTCCTAATCCATTAATTGCTAAAGCAAAGATACAAGGCCAAAGTGTAGAACAGAATAAACCTACACTTGTGAAAGCGTAAACTGAGGTCATTCCCGTGGTCATCATTCCGATGATTAAGGAAAGGATTCCCATTGATGAAAATATCAGTAGCATTCTTGCTGGATTTCCTTTGCTTAAAATATCACACACAATCATTACTAAAATGATCACTCCATAAATATAGAAATGGGATAAATCGTGACGGGCAATTGCATTAACCAAAAGAAAAACGCCAAATGCTAAATAAGGTGCGATAAATCTTAAAATCTTTTTTGAACCCGCCGTAATATCAAATGCTTCAACAGCACCTGTCCATCTACCAATCATTAAAGATGCCCAATATAGAGAAACGTAAGGAGCAATATCTTTTGTGGAGAAACCAAGTGAGTTTTCCATATAAGCGGGAAGGTTACTTGCGGTAGAAACTTCGACTCCAACGTAAACAAAAATGGCAATCATTCCTAATACCAGTTGTGGGTATTTCAAAGCAGAATCTCTGTGTTCACCAGCAACAACATCGTCTGTATCCTCTGTAATCGTTGGTGTAATTTGTGGAAGTGATGAGAATTTCAATAAAATAGCAACAAGTATAAAAGCGCCTCCCAAAACCATATAAGGGATTTTCACTGACTCAATACTTGCCTCAGTGTTAGAAGCCGTTGCGGAACCGAAAATAGCAAACGCAACGATCAACGGTCCAATCGTTGTTCCCAGATTATTAATTCCTCCTGCCATGGTAAGACGTTGTGATCCTGTTTCAGTTGGTCCAACTTCAATAGCAAGTGGGTTTGCTACAATTTGCTGCAGTGAAAATCCCAATCCTAAAATAAATAATCCTGTAATCATTAAAGGAAAAGATCCCATATTCGCTGCCGGATAAAACAGTAAAGTTCCCGATGCTGAAATAAGTAGGCCGACAATTAAACCATTTTTATAGCCGATTTTATTAACTACATCTTGTTTTATTGCTTTAGAAATAAACATGTAAATCAATGATCCAATTGTATATGCGACATAAAATGCCACTGAAACCAGTTGGCTTTGACCTTGGGTCAGATTAAAAGCTTTTTTAAATACTGGGATTAAAATATCATTGCTTGCAGCAACGAATCCCCAAAAGAAAAATACAGTTACCAAAGGTACAAATTGACCCCAATTGGTTTGTTTAGAATAATTAGAATTTGTCGACATATTTATTAATTAATGTTAACAAATATAACTATTTTATGTTCTCAAATTGAGCTTTTTAAAATGTTTTTGATTTTTTGATGGGCCTCTGCTTTTAGTAATTCCACAGATTCAGTAGGTTCTAGGATGTCATTAAAATAGACCTTTACTTTTCCCGGATAACCTTTGTCATATTGGAAAGGAAACATTTCCTTTAAACCTACAAATGTAAATACGGCAATCGGTGATTGATGTTTTGAGGAAAGTGTAAAAGCACCATCTTTAAAGGAATCCAAAATTACAGAAGTATTATCAGGAACACCACCTTCCGGAAAAATCACAATACTTTCTCCTTCTTCCATTCTTTCTGCGCAACGGCGGTAGACATCTGCACGGCTTCGAGGGGAAGAACGATCAACCATCACGCAAATTCTTTTATAAATAGTCCCGAAAATCGGAATTTTCACCAATTCTTTTTTACCAACATAACACAGCGGATGATGAGGCATTAAAATACATGGTAACATCACATCCATAATAGAAGTGTGGTTGGAGATAAAAACATACTGTTTATTTTTATCAATTTTTTTGGCAGTAAGTTTAATTAATTCATAGCGGAATCCCATTCCATAAAACATCCCGAAACACCACAAACGAATAAAAAAGTAAGCATACGGATAATGTTCTTTTTTAATGGAAAATAATAAAACAGGAATGCCGAGAATGGGCGTTAAAACTGCTCCTAAAATCACCATCCAACCGCGCCAGATATAATTTAAAACTTTTGTCATGTACTTTTTTAAAATTACTTTTTTATGTAAATTATTAAACGGCTATTTGTTACTTTAATGATTAGCCATTAAAAATAACTTTTTTCTTCACCGAGTAATTCAATATAGAAACCAACAAAATCGCCGCTATTTTACTTAAAATCGCTTGGCTAATAACGAAGAATCCTAAATCGAGATTATCTTTAAATGCAAATCTAAAGAAGAGCTGGAAGAAAGTTAAACTGAGTATGGTTGAGAAAAAAGAAACAAACATAAAGTACGCAAACTCTTTCCGTTTGGAATGTTTGCCACGCTCAAATACAAACCAGATACTTAAAAAATAATTGGTAATAATACCGCAACTGGTTGAAAAAACATTACTTAGCGGAAAGTGAATCCCATGAAAGTTATTTTCTTCGGAAAAAATTAATGGTAAATAAACACTGAATATTTTAAATGAACCGATTTCGATTACAGCACTCAGTCCTCCCGCAATCACGAAAAGTAATACTTGTTTTTGTTTGAGTAAAAGTTCTTTCATATTAATTGTTGCAAATTTAAAACTATATGTTAAACAATCAGAAAAACTTGTTAAAATATTTTTTCGCGTTAATATATTGTTTACTTTTATTTTGTGAAAGGGATAGGTGATGTGGTAACTTAATCATTATTAATTAGTTACTATGTTAGTAGACCAATTATAAGTTTTCAAAACCAGTCAAAATTTAATCACAAAAAAAACATGACCACACAAAGACCTTACCGAAAATTCATGCCTCAACAAAAAAAAATTGAGGAATTAGAAAAAAACAGTCCCCGTTTCAAAAGAGTGTATACTGAATACGAACTGATGTCTGACCAATTATGGGATTTGGAAAATACAGATACAACCAATATCCCAGATGATTTTATGGAAGCTATCAAATTGCAAACTGAATATTTAGAAGAAGAGATTGATGATTGGCTTTTAGATAATCCAGTACTATAAATTTTAAAAGTGGATGAATTCATATCGAGTGTGGTTTTTTAATTATTTTCACTTTCGAATCTACCGGGACCCTTGAATAATGACTGATTGAATCAGAAGCTTTATCTTTGCAGAAATTGTCGAAGAATAGTTATGAACATCAATCTCACCCAAAATAAAAATCTAAAACTCTTTAAACTTATTTCAGAAGTTGCCGAGAAAAATAATCAAACGGTTTTTATTGTTGGCGGTTACGTACGGGATTTATTGATGCACAGAAAAGCACCAACAGATATTGATTTTGTAACCGAAGGGAACGGAATCGATTTAGCCAAAGCCGTTGCACACGAAATTAATTCCAAACTAAAGGTTTCTGTTTTCAAAAATTACGGAACGGCGATGTTTAAGCATGAAGGACTTGATTTAGAATTTGTAGGCGCGCGAAAAGAAAGTTACGCTGAAGATTCCCGAAAGCCTTCTGTAGAAATCGGGACGTTGGAAGATGATCAAAAACGTCGGGATTTTACCATTAATGCTTTGGCGATTTCTTTAAATAAAGAAAATTTCGGTGAATTGATTGATCCATTTGATGGTATTCTTGATATCAAGAAAAGAATTCTCCGCACTCCTTTAGAACCCAGCCAGACTTATTCCGATGATCCTTTGCGAATGATGAGAGCGATTCGTTTTGCATCGACTTTAAATTTTAAGATTGAAGAACGTTCTTTAGCATCTATTAAAAGTGAAGTAGAAAGAATTAGAATCGTTTCTATGGAAAGAATAATGGTTGAATTTAATAAAATCATGCTTTCCGAAAAACCTTCTGTTGGATTAAAATTAATGGAGCAAACCGGAATTTTACATTTAATTATTCCAGAATTAACTGCACTAAAAGGCATTGAAGAAGTAGAGGGACAAACTCACAAAGATAATTTTTGGCATACTTTAGAAGTCGTTGATAATATTTGCGAGAACACTGATAATCTTTGGCTTCGTTGGGCAGCCTTATTACACGATATTGGGAAAGCACCAACCAAAAAATTCATGGAAGGAAATGGCTGGACTTTCCACGGACATGAATTCCTAGGTTCTAAAATGGTAAAAAACCTTTTCTATCGTTTAAAACTTCCGCTTGGAACCGATATGAAATACGTTCAGAAATTGGTCAAATTATCTTCAAGGCCGATTGCGCTTATTGATGACGGAACTTCTGATGCAGCATTACGAAGATTACTTTTTGATGCAGGCGAAGATCTGGAAGATTTATTTATTTTGAACAAAGCCGATATTACCACCAAGAATTCTTCAAAACAAGCGAAGTTCAAAAAGAATTTTGAATATGTTGCTTTGAAAATTAAAGAAGTCGAAGAGAAAGATCAAGTTCGAAATTTTCAACCACCGATTTCAGGAGAAGAAATTATGGAACTCTTTAATTTAAAACCCGGCCGAGAAATCGGAATTTTAAAAGAGAAAGTAAAAGAAGCAATTCTGGAAGGAGAAATAGGAAATGATAAAGATGAAGCCAGAAATTTTGTGATTAAAGAAGGTCAAACTCTTGGATTGATTCTAGCGTAAAAATTTTTTCAGATAAAATAAAATCCCTTTTAGACATCATGTTTAAAAGGGATTTTTGTTAAAGTATATAACGGTATGTTTTAATTTTTGTAGAAGCCACTGGTCCCTTTTCCTGCTGTAATTGTTTTAAGCAAAGTACCTGCAGTAGAATAAATTTCTACGGTACTATCTGCTGTAAATCCGTTCGCATTAGAAATAAAAATTTTACCATCAATAACACTGAAGCCATACAATGCTGACCAAGAATTATCAGTTAAGGTGAGGACTGGAGTAGTAGGGACTGCCGTACTGGTGATGTCCATCGAATAAACTTTATACCCAGAAGTGAAGTAGAATTTAGATCCATCGATTTCTAAATTAGTAGCATTTGCAATTCCAGTTAGGGTAGTTGTAGAAGAAATTGCTCCAGTAGGACTTAATTTGTAAATGTATGAATCAGTTGTCGTAGAAGCGATGGTATATACACTTCCACCAGTAGAAATAGTTTTTTGAATATTCCCATTAGGAATGATTACTTCTTTTTCTATCGTGTTAGAAGTAGGATTGATGATGGTAATTTTTTTACCTGAACCATATGAGGCATTTTGCACGAAGATTTTTCCGCTTGCTTCTACAATTCTTTCTCCAGTGTTCGTTAAATCAATTTTTTTAACAAAAGCATTTGTAGAAGTACTATATACGTTTACAAATTTTGAAGATCCAGAACTGTTGGTTACGTAATAATTATTATTTGCAAATGCGATATATCTTGGTTGAGAAACCTGGTCAGTTACTGTTGCTACTTTTTTAAAAGTATAACGGTTTACGATTTCAATTTTATTAGAATTATTAAGGATTAAATAAGCGTTATCTCCCTCAAATCCGATATTTTGAAGAACATCTCCCAAAGCAACATTTCCATTATTAGCGCTGAAAACATTATTTTCTACGGTTGCCAGATCGTTAGAAATAAACGAAACCGTTGCAGTTGGCGTTCCGAAATTACCTTCGTTAGACATGAAGATTCCATTTTCATAAGCACCTTTTGGTTGTGGCTCAACGATAGGATCATCTGTTCTACACGAAATTGTAAAAAGCAATGTGGCGGCAAATGCTGCAGAAAGTAATTTAGAAATTTTCATTTTTATATTTATTTAAAAGTTAATTAAAAGATTGGCGCTGTAATTTCTTTTTGGTAAAGGGTAATAAGCAGTTGTTTCGTATATTTCATCAAAGATATTATTAACTTTAAATCCGATTTGATAGTTTTTGAAAAAGGTTAAATTCAATCCGGCATTCATAACAAAATACGGATTAATTGCATCACGAAGTGTTTCGTCACTTGTAGTATAAGTCAGTCCATTATACAGTCCCTGAACAAAGATTTCTGCAAAACGATATTTATAAGTCGCGTTTCCAAAAATTTTATGTTGAGGTACATACATCAGAAATCGGTCTGTATCGGTGTCTGTAGAATGAGTGTATACGTAGCCTAATGATAATTTCGTTTTTTGAGTTCCAAACTCTTTTTCAAAATCCAGTTGTGATTCTAAACCGTAAGATTCGACATTGTTGGTATTAACAGGCGACCAATATCCGTTAGAAGTTGGCAGCCATCTAATCATATCTTTAATTTTCATGTAATACGGAGTAAGGTTTAATTTGAAATTTCCGTATTTGAAATTATTTCCTAATTCTGCCTGATGAGAAACTTCTGGTTTTAAATCCAAATTCCCGCCAGGTTGCCAGTAAAGATCATTGAAAGAAGGATATCTGAAATTTTTAGAAACATTTAAAGCAAAAGAATACCAGTCGGTAACATTCATTTTTCCGGAAAAAGAATAGAGAATTGGAGTTACGATCTCTTCAACAAAATCTTTTTTAACACCTGCTTCAAAATTGAATTTCTGAGTCGGATTCCATCTTAATAATCCCGCAACTGAACCTGCATTTCTGCTGACATCAGTAATTCCAGACTGATAACCTTCGCCTTTATCGAAATGGTATTCTGAAATTAAATTGAATGCCCAATGATTATTCAAGAAATAATTGAAATCATTTTTAGCCAAATAAGTTTCGCCAGATCCGCCACTGCTTTTCGGTTGACTGATATTATCAAAATATTGAAAATCATCCTGAAGGTAAGCAACTTTAAAACTATTATTTATTTTTTTTGAATTGAAATCCCAGGCAAGCAAACTTCTAAAAGTATTACTTAGATATTTAGTTTTCGTCCCAAATTCGGAAGTAGGATAATGTTGTTCACCATCGTAAATCTGCGTTTGCCAATACAATCTGTTTTGAGAATCAATTTTATAAGCCGCTCCTAAATTGAAAGTTCGGTTGTCATATTCACCATTTAAGTTTGCGTAATTTTTTTCCGGAACTTCATAATCATTATCGCTTTTAACAACATTCCCCGAAACTTTTACTGATAATTTATCGTCGCTATAAGAAGTCTTTAGAAAAGAATTGAAAGTATTATATGAACCACCTTCCAGAAATAAAGTCGAGTGAAAACCTTTATTAAAGGAAAGTTCATTGTTTAAATGAATCGTTCCACCGATGGCTCCACTTCCATAAATTATGCTTCCGCCGCCCGATTTTACTTCAAGTTGGTCGTAACCTAAAAGGTTTAAATTATTGACATCGCCTTGTCCTAAAAAAACAGAATTGATATTAATTCCATTCCAGACAAAAGCAGTTTGTTGTGCGGTTGTTCCACGGAAAGATGGTGAGGAAACCATTCCACGGCCATTTTCTTTAATGTAAACTGGAGATTGAAAACGCAGAACTTCCGAAAGATTCGTGGTGTT is a window from the Kaistella flava (ex Peng et al. 2021) genome containing:
- a CDS encoding TonB-dependent receptor plug domain-containing protein; the encoded protein is MTIKHHFSTALLFCFLLSFAQEKAIDTIYIFDNQLKNSKKFHKIETLNQEDLLKNTTNLSEVLRFQSPVYIKENGRGMVSSPSFRGTTAQQTAFVWNGININSVFLGQGDVNNLNLLGYDQLEVKSGGGSIIYGSGAIGGTIHLNNELSFNKGFHSTLFLEGGSYNTFNSFLKTSYSDDKLSVKVSGNVVKSDNDYEVPEKNYANLNGEYDNRTFNLGAAYKIDSQNRLYWQTQIYDGEQHYPTSEFGTKTKYLSNTFRSLLAWDFNSKKINNSFKVAYLQDDFQYFDNISQPKSSGGSGETYLAKNDFNYFLNNHWAFNLISEYHFDKGEGYQSGITDVSRNAGSVAGLLRWNPTQKFNFEAGVKKDFVEEIVTPILYSFSGKMNVTDWYSFALNVSKNFRYPSFNDLYWQPGGNLDLKPEVSHQAELGNNFKYGNFKLNLTPYYMKIKDMIRWLPTSNGYWSPVNTNNVESYGLESQLDFEKEFGTQKTKLSLGYVYTHSTDTDTDRFLMYVPQHKIFGNATYKYRFAEIFVQGLYNGLTYTTSDETLRDAINPYFVMNAGLNLTFFKNYQIGFKVNNIFDEIYETTAYYPLPKRNYSANLLINF